A part of Terriglobales bacterium genomic DNA contains:
- a CDS encoding archease: MQPYEEVEHTADWAFRIRGGTLADLFVNAARVVCWPRGAAPEFEPTVSHEVSVEGVDRETLLVNWLNELLYLQETECEAYNRFKVIEIFDTRLRARVEGRARQASDVNPIKAVTFHELRITESKDGFEVTVVVDV; encoded by the coding sequence ATGCAGCCCTACGAAGAAGTCGAACACACGGCGGACTGGGCGTTCCGCATACGCGGCGGGACACTGGCGGATTTGTTCGTGAACGCAGCCCGGGTGGTGTGCTGGCCGCGGGGCGCAGCGCCGGAGTTCGAGCCAACCGTTTCGCACGAGGTCTCGGTAGAAGGTGTAGATCGGGAGACGCTGCTGGTCAACTGGTTGAACGAACTGCTCTACCTGCAGGAGACCGAGTGCGAGGCATACAATCGCTTTAAGGTCATTGAGATTTTCGATACCCGGTTGCGGGCGCGCGTGGAGGGTCGAGCGCGACAGGCGTCCGACGTCAATCCCATCAAGGCGGTGACCTTCCACGAGTTGCGGATCACTGAAAGCAAGGACGGGTTCGAGGTAACTGTTGTGGTGGACGTGTAA
- a CDS encoding multidrug efflux RND transporter permease subunit: MFVNFFIRRPVFATVCSLLIILAGATAIPTLPVAQFPVLAPPQVSVFANYTGANAQAVESSVTTLLEQAINGAEGMRYMSSSSGNDGSSSVTATFALDRNLDIAAVDVQNRASTVLGRLPGEVQTTGLGIYKNSGSFVLAIGVYSEDGRYDSQFISNYLDVYVRDPLKRVKGVGDVIIFGERKYAMRLWLDPLRLAKRKLTAGDVVAALREQNVQVAAGQVGESPAVPGQQFQISVRAVGRLTEPREFEDIVLKRGEDGSLVQVRDVGRAELGAENYGSNLFYNGHEALGLGVMQLSNANALEVAAGVREELDRLAKQFPPGLKYQMAFDTTAAVGESIREVLKTLLEAVVIVILVIFLFLQTWRSTLIPAVTIPVSLIGTFAFAKLFGFSINTLTLFGITLATGLVVDDAIVVIENVERHIQEGMADARRATQVAMGEVTGAVIATSLVLVAVFVPVGFFPGTTGRLYQQFALTIAFSIALSAFNALTLSPALAALLLRRYHGSRNPLLHAFNSGLARATEAYSNLIPVLERKRALVVVVFLIGLAAAYGVYQAVPTSFVPDEDQGWFMVLVQAPEGASLEYTTAVSHQASKVLLQNPDVTGVFSVPGWSFSGAAPNRAMIFMNMKDIEERKGEGHSLGEVVNAVRGPLAGIREASVVPFGPPAIEGLGAYGGFQFQLQQTGAGTMEEMENALRGLIRKASTRPELQGLFTTFSARDPQFLVEIDRERAKSLGVPFTEITSALQVYMGSQYVNDFDFNNRSYRVYVQADKQFRSQPRDLRQFYVRAETGQMVPLDSLVTVKETTTASIVSHYNLFRTAEINGSAAPGYSSGQAIAAMEEVARESLPSGYSYEWTGLALEEIESGGQSLLLFALGLLVVYLTLSAQYESFVLPFIILLSVPMAILGALGAQWMRGLQNDVYCQVGLVMLIGLASKNAILIVEFAEQLQARGVPLMEAAAGAARLRLRPILMTSVATIMGVMPLVFASGAGSAGRHSVGTTVAGGMIVSTFLNLFIIPVLYVIVRAWLPVRHAHAGAVAETAD; this comes from the coding sequence ATGTTCGTTAATTTCTTCATACGGCGGCCGGTGTTTGCGACGGTCTGTTCGCTGCTGATCATCCTGGCGGGAGCGACCGCCATCCCTACCTTGCCGGTGGCGCAGTTTCCGGTGCTGGCGCCGCCGCAGGTGAGTGTGTTCGCGAACTACACCGGGGCCAACGCCCAGGCGGTGGAGAGCAGCGTGACCACGCTGCTGGAGCAGGCCATCAACGGCGCCGAGGGCATGCGGTACATGAGCTCGAGCAGCGGCAACGACGGCTCGAGCTCGGTAACGGCGACGTTCGCGCTGGACCGCAACCTGGACATCGCCGCCGTGGACGTGCAGAACCGCGCCTCGACCGTGCTGGGACGCCTGCCCGGGGAGGTGCAGACCACCGGCCTCGGCATCTACAAGAACTCCGGGTCGTTCGTGCTGGCCATAGGGGTGTACTCCGAGGACGGGCGCTACGACAGCCAGTTCATCAGCAACTACCTGGACGTGTACGTGCGCGACCCGCTGAAGCGGGTGAAGGGCGTGGGCGACGTCATCATCTTCGGCGAGCGCAAGTACGCGATGCGCCTGTGGCTGGACCCGCTGCGACTGGCTAAACGCAAGCTCACCGCGGGCGATGTGGTGGCGGCGCTGCGCGAACAGAACGTGCAGGTGGCGGCCGGGCAAGTGGGAGAATCACCGGCCGTGCCGGGACAGCAGTTCCAGATCAGCGTACGTGCCGTGGGAAGGCTGACGGAGCCGAGGGAATTCGAGGACATCGTCCTGAAGCGGGGCGAAGACGGGTCGCTGGTGCAGGTGCGCGATGTGGGACGCGCCGAGTTGGGAGCGGAGAACTACGGCTCCAACCTTTTCTACAACGGACATGAGGCCCTGGGCCTGGGCGTGATGCAGCTCTCCAACGCCAACGCGCTGGAGGTAGCGGCGGGAGTGCGAGAGGAACTGGACCGGCTGGCGAAGCAGTTTCCGCCGGGCCTGAAGTACCAGATGGCTTTTGACACTACCGCGGCGGTGGGCGAGTCCATCCGCGAAGTGCTGAAGACTCTGCTGGAAGCGGTGGTCATCGTCATTCTGGTGATCTTCCTCTTCCTGCAGACGTGGCGGAGCACGCTGATTCCGGCAGTGACGATTCCGGTATCGCTGATCGGCACGTTCGCCTTCGCCAAGCTGTTCGGGTTTTCCATCAACACGCTGACCCTGTTCGGCATCACGCTGGCCACGGGCCTGGTGGTAGACGACGCCATCGTGGTGATCGAGAACGTGGAGCGCCACATCCAGGAAGGGATGGCCGATGCGCGGCGAGCCACGCAAGTGGCCATGGGCGAAGTGACCGGAGCGGTGATCGCGACCTCGCTGGTGCTGGTCGCGGTGTTCGTGCCGGTGGGATTCTTTCCAGGAACGACGGGGCGGCTGTACCAGCAGTTCGCGCTGACCATCGCGTTCTCCATCGCGCTCTCGGCGTTCAATGCACTCACGCTTTCGCCGGCGCTGGCGGCGCTGCTTCTGCGGCGCTACCACGGTTCCAGGAATCCGCTGCTGCACGCTTTCAACAGCGGACTGGCGCGGGCCACCGAGGCCTACAGCAACCTGATTCCGGTGCTGGAGCGGAAGCGCGCGCTGGTGGTGGTGGTGTTCCTGATCGGACTGGCAGCGGCCTACGGCGTGTACCAGGCGGTGCCGACCAGCTTCGTCCCCGACGAGGACCAGGGCTGGTTCATGGTGCTGGTGCAGGCCCCGGAAGGGGCGTCGCTGGAGTACACCACCGCGGTCTCGCACCAGGCGAGCAAGGTGCTGCTGCAGAATCCGGATGTGACCGGCGTGTTCTCGGTGCCGGGCTGGAGCTTCAGCGGGGCGGCGCCGAACCGGGCGATGATCTTCATGAACATGAAGGACATCGAGGAACGGAAGGGAGAAGGCCATTCGCTGGGGGAGGTGGTGAATGCCGTGCGCGGGCCGCTGGCCGGGATCCGAGAGGCGAGCGTGGTGCCTTTCGGCCCGCCGGCCATTGAGGGACTGGGAGCGTATGGCGGATTCCAGTTTCAGTTGCAGCAGACCGGCGCGGGAACCATGGAGGAGATGGAGAACGCTCTGCGCGGACTGATCCGCAAGGCCAGCACGCGGCCCGAACTGCAGGGCCTGTTCACCACGTTCAGCGCGCGCGATCCACAATTCCTGGTGGAGATTGACCGGGAAAGGGCCAAGAGCCTGGGAGTACCGTTCACGGAGATCACGTCGGCGCTGCAGGTCTACATGGGTTCCCAGTACGTGAACGACTTCGACTTCAACAACCGGTCGTACCGGGTGTACGTGCAGGCGGACAAGCAATTCCGCTCGCAGCCGCGCGACCTCAGGCAGTTCTACGTGCGCGCCGAGACCGGCCAGATGGTGCCGCTGGACAGCCTGGTGACGGTGAAAGAAACCACCACGGCCAGCATCGTGAGCCACTACAACCTGTTCCGCACGGCGGAGATCAACGGCAGCGCGGCGCCGGGATACAGTTCCGGGCAGGCGATCGCAGCCATGGAAGAAGTGGCGCGCGAATCGCTGCCCTCGGGGTATTCCTACGAGTGGACGGGGCTGGCGCTGGAAGAGATCGAGTCCGGAGGGCAGTCGCTGCTGTTGTTCGCCCTGGGACTGCTAGTGGTCTACCTGACGTTATCCGCGCAATATGAGAGCTTCGTGCTGCCCTTCATCATCCTGCTTTCGGTGCCGATGGCCATCCTGGGAGCGCTGGGAGCGCAGTGGATGCGCGGGCTGCAGAACGACGTCTACTGCCAGGTGGGACTGGTGATGCTGATCGGATTGGCGAGCAAGAACGCCATCCTGATCGTGGAGTTTGCCGAGCAGTTGCAGGCGCGCGGGGTGCCGCTGATGGAAGCGGCGGCGGGAGCGGCACGGCTGCGGCTGCGGCCCATCCTGATGACGTCGGTGGCCACCATCATGGGAGTGATGCCGCTGGTGTTCGCCTCGGGCGCGGGCTCGGCGGGACGGCATTCGGTGGGAACCACCGTGGCCGGCGGGATGATCGTTTCCACCTTCCTCAACCTGTTTATCATCCCGGTGCTGTACGTGATCGTGCGGGCATGGTTGCCGGTGCGGCACGCGCACGCAGGAGCGGTGGCGGAAACGGCGGATTAA
- a CDS encoding efflux RND transporter periplasmic adaptor subunit: protein MMFSSFQPRVVVTTVSWCVLTVVAVAITGCSKKAQGGAETDPQAIAVKVETATRERAPDFTEYIATLKSRRSSVIQPEVEGQVTRIFVRSGNRVAAGAPLLEIDPRKQEATVTAQEANQRARRAALEYNRQELERRKQLFAAGVISKQELDQAQTAYDASKAEVDALEASVSEQKVQLRYYTVTAPSAGTIGDIPVRVGDRVNTDTVLTTLDEGGELEAYISVPAEKSGAVRTGTPVEIVVPGEQTAIRTVTTFVSPRVDDATQLLLIKASVPNPQGRFRNDEVVRARVIWSEGERVLLPITAVQRVAGQTFAFVVESDGKQTVARQRAMRLGEILGNRYVVLEGIEPGEKVIVTGVQMLADGTPVKAE, encoded by the coding sequence ATGATGTTCTCTTCCTTTCAACCGCGGGTCGTGGTGACAACCGTGTCATGGTGTGTCCTGACTGTGGTAGCGGTGGCCATAACCGGATGCAGCAAGAAAGCGCAAGGAGGCGCGGAAACAGATCCGCAGGCCATCGCGGTGAAAGTGGAGACGGCGACGCGGGAGCGAGCGCCGGATTTCACCGAGTACATCGCCACGCTGAAGTCGCGGCGGTCGTCCGTGATCCAGCCGGAGGTGGAGGGACAGGTCACCCGCATCTTCGTGCGCTCGGGGAACCGGGTGGCGGCCGGGGCGCCGTTGCTGGAGATCGATCCGCGGAAGCAAGAGGCTACGGTTACCGCGCAGGAAGCTAACCAGCGGGCGCGCCGGGCGGCCCTGGAGTACAACCGGCAAGAACTGGAGCGGCGCAAGCAATTGTTCGCCGCCGGAGTGATCAGCAAGCAAGAACTGGACCAGGCCCAGACGGCCTATGACGCCTCCAAGGCGGAGGTGGACGCGCTCGAGGCGTCGGTGAGCGAACAGAAGGTGCAGTTGCGCTACTACACGGTGACGGCGCCGTCGGCAGGAACGATCGGCGACATCCCGGTGCGGGTGGGCGACCGCGTGAACACCGACACCGTACTCACCACGCTCGACGAAGGCGGCGAACTCGAAGCCTATATCTCGGTTCCGGCGGAAAAATCTGGCGCTGTGCGTACAGGGACGCCGGTCGAGATCGTGGTGCCCGGGGAACAGACCGCGATACGCACCGTGACCACGTTCGTTTCCCCGCGCGTGGACGACGCCACGCAACTGTTGCTGATCAAGGCCAGCGTGCCCAATCCGCAGGGACGTTTCCGCAACGATGAAGTGGTGCGAGCGCGGGTGATCTGGAGTGAGGGCGAACGGGTGCTGCTGCCCATCACGGCAGTGCAGCGCGTGGCCGGACAGACCTTCGCGTTCGTGGTGGAGAGCGATGGCAAGCAGACCGTAGCCCGGCAGAGAGCGATGCGACTGGGAGAGATCCTGGGGAACCGGTACGTGGTGCTGGAGGGGATCGAGCCGGGCGAGAAGGTGATCGTGACCGGCGTGCAAATGCTGGCGGACGGGACGCCGGTAAAGGCGGAGTAG
- a CDS encoding SDR family oxidoreductase, translating to MQGLKGKVAIVTGGATLLGQGVVRGFVGEGAKVTVADVDAKGGQAAASELGKDVLFVQTDLRDDQQVAACVERTVKTFGGVDFLINLACVYTDEGFATNREKWLDAFNVNVLGGIVMAQACRPHMVKRGGGVIINFGSVSGKVAQPGRAVYPVTKAAMIHLTRTQALELAADKIRVNSVSPGWIWCRLMNEWTHGDRALTDQVGGRFHALSRVGNPEEVAQAVLFLCSDGASFITGTDVAVDGGYIAMGPEGKVNAIPELIR from the coding sequence ATGCAAGGACTCAAGGGCAAGGTTGCGATCGTTACCGGTGGGGCCACGCTGCTGGGACAGGGCGTGGTGCGAGGATTCGTGGGCGAGGGAGCGAAGGTGACGGTGGCGGACGTGGACGCCAAGGGCGGCCAGGCTGCCGCCTCCGAGCTGGGCAAGGACGTTTTGTTTGTCCAGACCGACCTGCGCGATGATCAGCAAGTCGCAGCCTGCGTGGAGCGCACCGTGAAGACATTCGGCGGCGTGGACTTCCTCATCAACCTTGCCTGTGTCTATACCGATGAGGGGTTTGCGACCAACCGCGAGAAGTGGCTGGACGCGTTCAACGTGAACGTGCTGGGGGGCATCGTCATGGCGCAGGCTTGCCGGCCGCACATGGTGAAGCGCGGTGGGGGCGTGATCATCAACTTCGGCAGCGTCAGCGGCAAGGTGGCGCAACCCGGCCGCGCGGTATATCCGGTCACCAAGGCGGCCATGATCCATCTGACGCGGACCCAGGCGCTCGAGCTGGCGGCCGACAAGATCCGCGTCAACTCGGTTTCCCCGGGATGGATCTGGTGCCGGCTGATGAACGAATGGACCCACGGCGACCGCGCCCTCACGGACCAGGTCGGCGGGCGCTTCCACGCGCTGAGCCGGGTGGGCAACCCCGAGGAAGTCGCGCAGGCCGTGCTCTTTCTCTGCTCCGACGGCGCTTCCTTCATTACCGGAACCGATGTGGCGGTGGACGGCGGCTACATCGCCATGGGCCCCGAGGGCAAGGTGAATGCGATTCCAGAGCTGATCCGGTAG
- a CDS encoding styrene monooxygenase/indole monooxygenase family protein, with the protein MRRVAIVGAGQAGLLIAHDLRRHGYEVTLFSDKTPEDFLNRSRPTGTAARFDMSLDWERELGLNHWDHLAPKGEGVHLTFVPGALGNVLLTLMGRLSRPFLAIDLRLQSARWMQDLEKIGGKITTEEVTIPRLEEIAAAHDLTIVAAGRGPVVKLFPRDDGRSTYKKPPRFLAMINVVNVAMHMDYCPFLPVKFNFFGRYGECFWVPWYHKGGSQAWSCVFEAKEGSPMDQFRGAKSGQDALDIAKKVTREMVPWDAEWIKNAELADENAWLVGSFVPEVRKVVGVLPSGRPVISVGDTAHSLDPIGGQGANNGNKMARNLVQCILERQDQPFDVPWMESTFEKFWARHRFIEMFNNTLLEPLTDPGKELLIAQYGSSGELDDARGCQTIANAFVENFNDPAYITEAFHDMAKVRALIEKLTGHHWMWSAIRGRVNIAGAQVRQALGLRSGHPGTEPLPPGRRFWEKEAPATVPARQA; encoded by the coding sequence ATGAGGAGAGTGGCCATCGTCGGAGCGGGACAGGCAGGCCTGCTGATTGCGCATGACCTGCGGCGCCACGGCTATGAGGTCACGCTTTTTTCCGACAAGACGCCGGAAGACTTTCTGAATCGCAGCCGGCCCACGGGCACGGCCGCGCGATTCGATATGTCACTGGACTGGGAACGCGAACTGGGCCTGAATCATTGGGACCACCTGGCGCCCAAGGGCGAGGGCGTGCACCTCACGTTCGTGCCGGGAGCGCTGGGCAACGTTCTGCTCACCCTGATGGGGCGGCTATCACGACCCTTCCTGGCTATCGATCTGCGCCTGCAGAGCGCCCGCTGGATGCAGGACCTGGAAAAGATCGGGGGGAAGATCACCACTGAGGAGGTCACCATCCCGCGCCTGGAGGAAATCGCCGCGGCGCATGATCTGACGATTGTGGCGGCAGGCCGCGGCCCGGTGGTGAAGCTGTTTCCACGCGATGATGGCCGCAGCACGTATAAGAAGCCGCCGCGGTTTCTTGCCATGATCAACGTCGTGAACGTTGCCATGCACATGGACTACTGCCCGTTCCTGCCGGTGAAGTTCAACTTCTTCGGACGTTACGGCGAGTGCTTCTGGGTTCCCTGGTATCACAAGGGCGGCAGCCAAGCCTGGAGCTGCGTGTTCGAAGCCAAGGAAGGCAGTCCCATGGACCAGTTCCGCGGCGCGAAGAGCGGACAGGACGCTCTGGACATCGCCAAGAAGGTGACGCGGGAGATGGTGCCCTGGGATGCGGAGTGGATCAAGAACGCCGAACTGGCGGACGAAAACGCCTGGCTGGTGGGCAGTTTCGTTCCCGAGGTGCGGAAAGTCGTGGGCGTTCTTCCCTCGGGCCGGCCGGTGATTTCCGTCGGCGACACCGCCCATTCCTTGGATCCCATTGGCGGGCAAGGGGCGAACAACGGCAACAAGATGGCGCGCAACCTGGTGCAGTGCATTCTGGAACGCCAGGATCAACCCTTCGACGTGCCCTGGATGGAGAGCACCTTTGAAAAGTTCTGGGCGCGGCACCGCTTTATCGAAATGTTCAACAACACGCTGCTGGAACCGCTGACCGATCCCGGCAAGGAGCTGCTGATCGCGCAGTACGGCTCCAGCGGTGAACTGGATGACGCCCGCGGCTGCCAGACCATCGCCAATGCCTTCGTGGAGAACTTTAACGACCCGGCCTACATCACAGAGGCCTTTCACGACATGGCCAAGGTCCGCGCCCTGATCGAGAAGCTGACCGGCCATCACTGGATGTGGTCGGCCATCCGCGGAAGGGTTAACATTGCCGGCGCTCAGGTGCGCCAAGCCCTGGGACTGCGTTCCGGACATCCCGGCACCGAGCCACTGCCGCCCGGCCGACGGTTCTGGGAGAAAGAGGCGCCGGCGACAGTGCCGGCCCGTCAGGCCTGA
- a CDS encoding LLM class flavin-dependent oxidoreductase: protein MGSNRLGVFLEALPLAEVRRFARRADECGWQTAWFPEITFGDAFIPAAAAALETERLRLATGVVGIWSRSPVAMALSAVSLSQLCPGRMILGLGLQARSYVEDWHGARYAKTLTAMREYVTILRRILAGECVTYEGEVFRVRNFQLQVPPPSPPIPIYLAAIGPKMAHLAGEVADGILGYFYSLPYLGKVVLPNISAGAERAGRSLDGFDIACGLPAIVGRDGRALEQIKGQVLMFATASGSSRFYAESFAQAGFGSEVRQIQDLVARGDLKGALRLVSDEMAAAFTLAGTAEQVRKRIADYRAAGATTVVLNPSPPDVYFPLFQGHFPEGVELPPFSFPDYLKVIGDVIELMGGEPQGR from the coding sequence GTGGGATCGAACAGACTGGGAGTCTTCCTGGAGGCCCTGCCGCTGGCGGAGGTCCGCCGTTTCGCCCGCCGCGCCGATGAGTGTGGCTGGCAGACCGCATGGTTCCCGGAAATCACCTTCGGCGACGCCTTCATACCGGCGGCTGCGGCTGCGCTGGAGACCGAACGGCTGAGGCTGGCGACCGGCGTGGTCGGCATATGGAGCCGGTCTCCGGTGGCCATGGCGCTAAGCGCCGTGAGCTTGAGTCAACTTTGCCCGGGACGCATGATCCTGGGACTGGGATTGCAAGCCCGCTCTTATGTCGAAGACTGGCATGGCGCCCGCTACGCCAAGACGCTCACGGCCATGCGCGAGTATGTGACCATCCTGCGGCGCATCCTCGCGGGAGAATGTGTCACCTACGAAGGCGAGGTGTTTCGCGTCAGGAATTTCCAGCTTCAGGTGCCTCCTCCCAGCCCGCCGATTCCGATCTACCTGGCGGCCATCGGACCCAAGATGGCGCATCTGGCGGGCGAAGTGGCGGATGGCATCCTGGGCTACTTCTATTCGCTGCCGTACCTGGGCAAGGTCGTACTGCCGAATATCAGCGCCGGCGCCGAGCGCGCTGGACGGTCGCTTGACGGTTTCGACATTGCCTGCGGGCTTCCCGCCATCGTCGGCCGGGACGGCCGCGCCTTGGAGCAGATCAAAGGACAGGTCTTGATGTTCGCCACCGCCAGCGGCTCGTCGCGTTTCTACGCTGAAAGCTTCGCGCAAGCCGGTTTTGGCAGCGAGGTCCGCCAGATCCAGGATCTGGTGGCGCGCGGAGACTTGAAGGGGGCGCTGCGCCTGGTGAGCGACGAGATGGCGGCCGCGTTCACGCTCGCCGGCACGGCGGAACAGGTGCGCAAGCGTATTGCCGACTATCGCGCCGCCGGCGCCACGACCGTGGTGCTGAATCCTTCTCCGCCGGACGTGTACTTCCCGCTTTTCCAGGGGCACTTTCCGGAGGGCGTGGAACTGCCGCCCTTTTCATTTCCCGACTACCTGAAGGTGATCGGCGATGTGATCGAGTTGATGGGAGGTGAGCCGCAGGGCCGATGA
- a CDS encoding styrene monooxygenase/indole monooxygenase family protein, translating into MKRIAIIGAGQSGLQLGLGLLAGGYEVTIYAGRSAEEIHDGPVMSSQCMFDSALEAERALGLNFWEADCPRVEGMGFAVPDGVGGKVVDWATQLDDPAQSVDLRLKVARWITEFERRGGELRIKEADLDDLERCARTHDLVIVAAGKGAIGQLFERDAERSCFEKPQRALALTYVRNMAPRQPFSLVSFNLIPQVGEYFAFPALTTSGPCEIMTFEGVVGGPMDCWQDVKTPGEHLARSKQILERWLPWEAERCREVELTDANGVLTGRLTPVVRKPLARLPSGQHVLGMADTVVLNDPITGQGSNNAAKCAESYLESILERGDRAADPEWMQQTFDRYWTGYAKWVTEWTNLMLNPPAHVMKILEACGKITAVARAFVNGFDDPRTFFPWFMEAAEAEKLIQQEAKAVADRFDRRDFRRALGQFATGVTVVTAGTSDGRRVGVTVNSFSSVSLDPPLILWSLARNAGSFQDFCSASHFAVNVLESRQHHLSRQFSTPMADKFAGVECTEGRAGCPLLNGAVAWFVCRKVRQYDGGDHVILLGEVEDYKYQEGEPLVFHSGRYRLATRHPDIPD; encoded by the coding sequence ATGAAGCGTATCGCCATCATTGGAGCCGGCCAGTCGGGACTACAACTTGGGCTGGGCCTGCTGGCCGGCGGCTATGAGGTAACCATCTACGCGGGCCGCTCGGCGGAGGAGATTCACGATGGACCGGTGATGTCCAGCCAGTGCATGTTCGACTCGGCGCTGGAGGCGGAGCGAGCACTGGGCCTGAACTTCTGGGAAGCGGACTGCCCCCGCGTGGAGGGCATGGGCTTCGCCGTGCCGGATGGCGTGGGCGGCAAAGTGGTCGATTGGGCCACCCAACTGGATGATCCTGCGCAGTCGGTGGACCTGCGTCTGAAAGTGGCGCGCTGGATCACGGAGTTCGAGCGGCGCGGCGGCGAACTGCGCATCAAGGAAGCCGACCTGGACGACCTGGAGCGGTGCGCACGCACCCACGACCTGGTGATCGTGGCGGCAGGGAAGGGCGCCATCGGGCAGCTTTTCGAGCGCGATGCCGAACGCTCGTGCTTCGAAAAACCGCAGCGTGCCCTGGCGCTCACCTACGTGCGCAACATGGCGCCGCGCCAGCCCTTCAGCCTGGTTTCTTTCAACCTGATTCCGCAGGTGGGCGAGTACTTCGCGTTTCCCGCGCTCACCACCAGCGGTCCCTGCGAAATCATGACGTTCGAAGGCGTGGTGGGCGGGCCCATGGACTGCTGGCAGGACGTGAAGACACCCGGCGAACACCTGGCCCGCAGCAAACAGATCCTGGAGCGCTGGCTGCCCTGGGAAGCGGAGCGCTGCCGGGAAGTCGAACTGACCGACGCCAACGGCGTTCTCACCGGGCGCTTGACCCCGGTGGTGCGGAAGCCGTTGGCCAGGCTGCCTTCGGGGCAGCACGTCCTGGGCATGGCGGACACCGTGGTGCTCAACGATCCCATCACCGGGCAGGGGTCGAACAACGCGGCCAAGTGCGCGGAATCGTACCTGGAAAGCATTCTGGAGCGCGGCGACCGGGCGGCCGATCCGGAGTGGATGCAGCAGACCTTCGATCGCTACTGGACGGGATATGCGAAGTGGGTCACGGAGTGGACCAACCTGATGCTGAACCCGCCGGCGCACGTGATGAAGATCCTGGAAGCATGCGGCAAGATCACCGCCGTCGCCCGGGCCTTCGTGAACGGCTTCGACGATCCCCGCACCTTCTTTCCCTGGTTCATGGAGGCGGCGGAAGCGGAAAAGTTGATCCAGCAGGAAGCCAAAGCGGTGGCAGACCGGTTCGATCGCCGCGATTTTCGGCGCGCGTTGGGCCAGTTTGCCACCGGAGTCACGGTGGTAACGGCAGGCACATCGGACGGACGGCGAGTGGGAGTCACGGTGAACTCGTTCTCATCGGTCTCACTCGATCCGCCACTGATTTTGTGGAGCCTGGCACGCAACGCGGGCAGCTTCCAGGATTTCTGCAGCGCGAGTCACTTCGCGGTGAACGTGCTCGAGTCGCGGCAACACCATCTTTCCCGCCAGTTTTCCACCCCGATGGCGGACAAGTTCGCGGGCGTGGAGTGCACGGAAGGCAGAGCCGGCTGCCCGCTGCTCAACGGCGCCGTCGCCTGGTTCGTGTGCCGCAAGGTGCGGCAATACGACGGCGGCGACCACGTGATCCTTCTCGGGGAAGTGGAAGACTACAAGTACCAGGAAGGCGAGCCGCTGGTGTTCCACTCCGGCCGGTATCGCTTGGCGACTCGGCATCCCGACATTCCGGACTGA